One region of Mucilaginibacter sp. 14171R-50 genomic DNA includes:
- a CDS encoding acetyl-CoA C-acyltransferase, with product MKEVYIVSATRTPIGSFGGSLASLSATQLGAVVIKSAIEKAGLQPSDIQEVYMGNVLSANLGQAPATQAAIFAGLPHMPATTINKVCASGMKAIMLAAQSIANGDNEIVLAGGMESMSNVPYYLDKARNGYRLGNGQIIDGLVKDGLWDVYNDYHMGSAAELCAVDCNVTREEQDAFAVESYKRAQQAQADGKFNAEITPVELKDKKGDVTVFADDEEPKTVKFEKIPTLKPVFKKDGTVTAANASTLNDGAAALILMSKEKAEAMGIKPLARIVSFADAQQAPEYFTTAPAKALPLALHKAGLSADEVDFFEINEAFSVVALANNKLLKLDAAKVNVNGGAVAIGHPLGASGARIMVTLIHVLQQNKGRIGAAGICNGGGGASAMVIENLL from the coding sequence ATGAAAGAAGTATATATCGTATCGGCCACCCGTACCCCTATCGGCAGTTTTGGCGGCAGTTTAGCATCGTTATCAGCTACTCAATTAGGCGCTGTGGTTATCAAATCGGCCATTGAAAAGGCTGGCCTGCAGCCTTCAGATATTCAGGAAGTGTACATGGGTAATGTACTGTCGGCTAATTTAGGGCAGGCACCCGCAACCCAGGCGGCAATATTTGCAGGCCTGCCACACATGCCCGCTACTACTATAAATAAGGTATGCGCATCGGGCATGAAAGCTATTATGCTTGCAGCTCAAAGCATAGCCAACGGTGATAACGAAATTGTATTGGCGGGTGGCATGGAAAGCATGAGCAACGTACCTTATTACCTTGACAAGGCCCGTAACGGCTACCGCCTTGGTAACGGGCAGATCATTGATGGCCTGGTAAAAGATGGCCTTTGGGATGTATATAACGATTATCACATGGGTTCGGCAGCCGAGCTTTGCGCGGTCGACTGCAATGTAACGCGCGAAGAGCAGGATGCTTTCGCTGTAGAATCGTACAAACGGGCGCAGCAAGCCCAGGCCGATGGCAAGTTTAATGCTGAAATAACCCCTGTTGAACTGAAAGATAAAAAAGGCGATGTTACCGTGTTTGCCGACGATGAGGAACCAAAAACGGTAAAATTTGAAAAAATACCCACGCTTAAGCCGGTATTTAAAAAAGATGGTACAGTTACAGCTGCCAATGCATCAACCTTGAACGACGGTGCGGCAGCCCTAATATTAATGAGCAAAGAAAAAGCCGAAGCAATGGGCATTAAGCCGCTTGCCAGGATAGTATCCTTTGCTGATGCGCAACAAGCGCCCGAATATTTTACTACGGCCCCGGCCAAAGCCCTTCCACTGGCATTACATAAGGCAGGTTTATCTGCCGATGAGGTAGATTTTTTTGAGATAAACGAGGCCTTTTCCGTTGTAGCGTTAGCTAATAATAAATTATTAAAACTTGACGCTGCTAAGGTAAATGTTAACGGCGGAGCTGTCGCTATTGGCCACCCGCTTGGCGCCTCGGGCGCGCGCATTATGGTAACGCTGATACATGTTTTACAGCAAAACAAAGGCCGCATAGGTGCTGCAGGCATATGTAACGGTGGCGGCGGCGCAAGC
- a CDS encoding Arc family DNA binding domain-containing protein — translation MAEKKAFILRINPDVLKEIEMWGADEFRSTNGQIEYLLQEALKAHKRLPRKKKN, via the coding sequence ATGGCCGAAAAAAAAGCTTTTATATTAAGGATAAACCCGGATGTGCTCAAAGAAATTGAAATGTGGGGCGCAGACGAGTTCCGCAGCACTAACGGGCAGATAGAGTACCTGTTGCAGGAAGCCCTTAAAGCGCACAAAAGGTTGCCGCGTAAGAAAAAGAATTAG
- a CDS encoding SPFH domain-containing protein: MQTEKVTTAPSGYLAFVLVLVLIAAAAVSFYWQQHVIGAIICVINFVFILPGLAIVNPNESKVLTLFGKYQGTVKKDGFFWVNPFTVKKKVSLKAFNLNGQQLKVNDSVGNPIEIAAVIVWQIQDTAKAVFAVENYLQYVNIQSEAAVRHLANSFPYDHIEDENASITLRGGSEQVGILLVQELNERLERAGIEVLEARISHLAYAPEIAHAMLQRQQASAIISARRLIVEGAVGMVEMALQKMEEKNIIELDEERKAAMVSNLLVVLCGDKAVNPIVNTGTLYH, encoded by the coding sequence ATGCAAACCGAAAAAGTTACCACAGCACCTTCGGGCTATTTGGCCTTTGTTTTAGTACTTGTGCTTATTGCCGCAGCAGCCGTTTCTTTCTATTGGCAGCAACATGTAATAGGCGCTATTATATGTGTAATAAACTTTGTTTTTATTTTACCCGGCCTTGCTATTGTAAATCCAAACGAATCTAAAGTGCTTACCCTTTTTGGAAAATACCAGGGAACAGTAAAAAAAGACGGCTTTTTTTGGGTAAACCCCTTCACCGTTAAAAAGAAGGTATCACTAAAGGCATTTAACCTGAACGGCCAGCAATTAAAGGTAAACGACAGCGTAGGCAATCCTATTGAAATTGCTGCTGTAATTGTATGGCAGATACAGGACACCGCCAAAGCCGTTTTCGCGGTTGAAAATTACCTGCAATATGTAAATATACAGAGCGAGGCCGCAGTGAGGCACTTGGCCAACTCATTCCCTTATGATCACATCGAGGACGAGAACGCCAGCATTACCCTGCGAGGAGGATCTGAGCAGGTAGGTATCCTGTTGGTACAAGAACTTAACGAGCGCCTTGAACGCGCGGGTATTGAGGTATTGGAAGCGCGCATATCGCACCTGGCTTATGCGCCCGAGATTGCGCACGCCATGCTGCAGCGCCAGCAGGCATCGGCCATTATATCTGCCCGCAGGCTTATAGTTGAAGGCGCGGTAGGCATGGTTGAAATGGCCCTGCAAAAAATGGAAGAAAAAAACATTATCGAGCTTGACGAAGAGCGCAAGGCAGCTATGGTGAGCAACTTGCTGGTTGTACTTTGTGGTGATAAAGCGGTTAACCCGATAGTTAACACGGGCACTTTATATCATTAA